A window of Leptospira stimsonii contains these coding sequences:
- a CDS encoding SDR family oxidoreductase, whose amino-acid sequence MEIKGKTVLVTGSAGGLGKAMAEHFAKRGAKIVLSDISEEKLKEAENDIKSLGAEVFSFKADVSKEEDAENLMKAAVSQFGCLDVAILNAGILRDGLLVKTDKETGKVVSKMSLANWQSVIDVNLTGVFLTGREAAIQMIESKSKGVIIPIASVAMNGNPGQTNYSAAKAGVAAMTKLWAKELSRYGIRVAGIAPGFIKTEMVMKDMNPEALKKWESLIPIGRLGEPYEIAMTAEFIANNDLVSGVVLEISGGVKI is encoded by the coding sequence TTGGAAATCAAAGGTAAAACTGTTTTAGTCACCGGCTCCGCCGGTGGTTTGGGAAAAGCAATGGCGGAACATTTCGCCAAAAGAGGGGCAAAAATCGTCCTTTCAGACATATCTGAAGAAAAATTAAAAGAAGCTGAAAACGATATCAAGTCACTCGGTGCCGAAGTGTTTTCTTTTAAAGCGGACGTATCCAAAGAAGAAGATGCAGAAAATCTTATGAAAGCCGCGGTGAGTCAGTTCGGCTGTTTAGACGTCGCCATTCTCAATGCGGGAATTTTAAGAGACGGTCTTCTTGTGAAAACGGATAAGGAAACCGGCAAAGTAGTATCCAAAATGTCATTAGCAAATTGGCAATCGGTCATCGACGTTAACCTCACCGGAGTGTTTCTTACCGGAAGAGAAGCCGCGATTCAGATGATCGAAAGTAAAAGCAAAGGTGTCATCATTCCGATCGCTTCCGTCGCGATGAACGGTAACCCTGGTCAGACAAATTATTCAGCGGCGAAAGCGGGTGTTGCCGCAATGACAAAACTCTGGGCAAAAGAATTAAGTAGATACGGCATTCGTGTGGCAGGAATCGCACCGGGATTTATAAAAACAGAAATGGTTATGAAAGACATGAATCCGGAAGCATTAAAAAAATGGGAATCTCTGATACCGATTGGTAGATTAGGAGAACCTTATGAAATCGCGATGACCGCAGAGTTCATCGCTAACAATGATTTAGTGTCAGGAGTTGTATTAGAAATTTCAGGTGGAGTAAAAATTTAA
- the recN gene encoding DNA repair protein RecN → MLKTLNIRDFALIEEACIDFQKGMTVITGETGAGKSLILDAISSLLGGKSSPMEIRTGAAKYVLEGVFDLSQNPIALDWLKEKGFPADSKELTLHRECSRDGKSRILINQSLASSTTLRGLGELLAEVHNQNDQILLLDRSEQLDIIDLHAGLIPLRNQVKECFLTYKSLKKRLEELRKNEEEKSKRIEFLSFQIREIKEADLKDGEEESLSKEERLLAHGELLAENFEILSSYLADSESAILPSFPRLLSAAEKIKSIQPDFGKTLDSLQEIYIQLKEINSSVLDEKEEIFFSPDRLQFVQSRLDLISKLKKKYGSDLSEILDCKRKAEQELEAMEKNSKNKESMEAEVEKVTARLGSLSIQLSKARRESLVRFESSLKSELEHLGMSGAAVQVVLRWEPSPDGEISASGKSYIVNETGLDQLEFYFSPNPGEKPRPLRKIASGGEVSRVMLAIRSILGGQSHLRVLIFDEIDSGLGGEIAMDVARKLRNLASNHQLILITHLQQIASAANDHLKISKFVEGGRTFSKAEFLSLEERTLELARMISGQRVSKGALEHAKELLKKQAV, encoded by the coding sequence ATGCTCAAAACCCTGAATATAAGAGATTTTGCTCTCATAGAAGAGGCCTGTATTGATTTTCAAAAAGGAATGACGGTGATCACGGGAGAAACGGGAGCCGGGAAGTCCCTGATCTTGGACGCGATTTCTTCTCTCTTGGGCGGAAAGAGTAGTCCGATGGAAATTCGGACGGGCGCGGCTAAATACGTATTGGAAGGCGTTTTCGACCTTTCTCAAAATCCGATCGCCTTGGATTGGCTCAAAGAGAAGGGTTTTCCTGCCGATTCCAAAGAGCTTACATTGCATCGAGAATGCAGTCGAGATGGGAAATCTCGCATCTTGATCAACCAATCCTTGGCTTCTTCTACGACTCTAAGAGGACTGGGAGAATTGCTCGCGGAAGTCCACAATCAAAACGATCAAATTCTTCTTTTGGATCGGAGCGAACAGCTCGACATCATCGATTTACACGCGGGTTTGATTCCGCTTCGCAATCAGGTGAAGGAATGTTTTTTAACATACAAAAGTTTGAAAAAACGTTTGGAAGAATTGCGGAAGAACGAGGAAGAGAAGTCCAAACGAATCGAATTTCTTTCGTTTCAGATTCGGGAAATCAAAGAAGCGGATTTGAAAGACGGAGAAGAGGAGAGTTTAAGCAAAGAAGAACGTCTCTTAGCGCATGGAGAACTGTTAGCTGAGAATTTTGAGATTCTTTCTTCGTATCTCGCGGATTCCGAATCGGCAATTCTTCCTTCGTTTCCGAGACTTTTGAGTGCGGCGGAAAAGATCAAATCGATTCAGCCGGACTTTGGAAAGACCTTGGATTCTCTTCAGGAAATTTATATCCAACTGAAGGAAATCAATTCTTCCGTGTTGGATGAAAAAGAAGAAATTTTCTTTTCACCGGATCGTTTGCAATTCGTGCAATCCAGACTGGACCTGATTTCCAAATTAAAGAAGAAATACGGCTCCGATCTCTCGGAGATTTTGGATTGTAAGAGAAAAGCAGAACAAGAATTGGAAGCGATGGAAAAAAATTCAAAGAACAAGGAATCGATGGAGGCGGAAGTTGAGAAAGTCACCGCAAGACTTGGTTCTCTTTCGATTCAACTTTCCAAGGCGAGAAGGGAATCTCTTGTTCGCTTTGAATCTTCTCTCAAATCCGAATTGGAACATCTGGGAATGTCGGGCGCGGCGGTTCAGGTTGTTCTCCGTTGGGAGCCGAGCCCGGATGGAGAAATTTCCGCTTCGGGAAAAAGTTATATCGTAAACGAAACTGGATTGGATCAATTAGAATTCTATTTTAGCCCCAATCCGGGGGAAAAGCCGAGACCGCTTCGAAAAATTGCTTCCGGGGGAGAAGTTTCGAGAGTGATGCTTGCGATTCGTTCCATCCTTGGTGGGCAATCGCATCTGAGAGTGTTAATATTCGATGAGATCGATTCCGGTTTAGGGGGAGAGATTGCGATGGATGTGGCTCGGAAACTTCGAAATTTGGCCTCTAACCACCAACTCATCCTGATCACACACCTTCAACAAATTGCTTCGGCGGCGAATGATCACCTAAAAATCAGTAAATTCGTAGAAGGCGGAAGAACCTTTTCGAAAGCAGAATTTTTGAGCTTAGAAGAACGAACCTTGGAACTCGCGAGGATGATTTCGGGTCAGAGGGTATCGAAAGGCGCTCTTGAACACGCTAAGGAACTGCTGAAAAAACAGGCGGTTTGA
- a CDS encoding MotA/TolQ/ExbB proton channel family protein: protein MFLAKSDSLISAIPPESVPIVIVLVSIVGFTIIIERMLYFSKWKPITPNDWRALKDLFRQKNWDTATDFLKNLNNGPASQVLQAGIESSRKNMDSAEEEMLSAGFAQILKMERFLSGLGTIATISPLLGVLGTVLGIIRSFEEGSGTRGAEVGISEALITTAMGLAIAIPAYVAYNYFQKKKEDTIAEMENLSGQAIKYLK, encoded by the coding sequence ATGTTTTTAGCCAAATCTGATTCTCTAATTTCTGCGATCCCTCCAGAATCGGTTCCTATCGTTATCGTTTTAGTTTCTATCGTAGGTTTCACAATCATCATCGAAAGGATGCTCTACTTTTCGAAGTGGAAGCCGATCACCCCGAACGATTGGCGCGCACTCAAGGACCTGTTCCGCCAGAAAAACTGGGACACCGCAACTGACTTTCTCAAAAACTTAAACAACGGTCCTGCATCCCAGGTTCTTCAAGCTGGAATCGAATCTTCTCGTAAGAATATGGATTCTGCCGAAGAGGAAATGCTTTCCGCCGGGTTTGCTCAAATTCTTAAGATGGAAAGATTTCTTTCCGGTTTAGGAACGATCGCGACAATTTCTCCTCTTCTCGGGGTATTAGGTACGGTCTTAGGGATCATTCGCTCCTTTGAAGAAGGTTCAGGAACCCGGGGCGCCGAAGTCGGAATCAGTGAGGCCTTGATCACGACGGCGATGGGTTTGGCGATTGCGATTCCGGCTTACGTTGCCTACAATTACTTTCAAAAGAAAAAAGAAGATACGATCGCTGAGATGGAAAACCTTTCCGGTCAAGCGATCAAATATCTAAAGTAA
- a CDS encoding histidine kinase, with protein sequence MAKSFQDLDQKLSELIQTRSRITVQSSRMNSKLEKYVLRIITEILAKVGQSRYVEMLYTITKEMSINGVKANQKRVFFEDEGLDIRNPEEYEKGVAAFKAKFSERMADEYGKRCLARGISVKLNITYTLDGIVVEVTNNTPVIAEEQERMREKMRKAMGYNDIAEFYMDNMDNTEGAGLGIALIMILLKSENIDPHLFRIMTHEHETVARVEIPFSENYISIRSKELKENNLGNQR encoded by the coding sequence ATGGCAAAAAGTTTTCAAGACTTAGATCAAAAACTGAGCGAACTCATTCAAACACGTTCCCGAATCACAGTTCAATCCTCACGGATGAACTCCAAACTTGAAAAATATGTACTTCGAATCATAACGGAAATTCTCGCCAAAGTCGGACAAAGCCGTTATGTCGAGATGTTGTACACCATCACCAAGGAAATGTCCATCAACGGAGTGAAAGCGAATCAAAAGAGAGTTTTCTTTGAAGACGAAGGCTTGGATATTCGCAATCCGGAAGAATACGAAAAAGGTGTCGCCGCTTTCAAAGCGAAGTTTTCGGAAAGAATGGCGGACGAATATGGCAAGAGATGTCTTGCTCGTGGAATTTCTGTAAAATTAAACATTACTTATACGTTGGACGGTATCGTCGTTGAAGTCACAAACAACACTCCGGTAATCGCTGAAGAACAGGAAAGGATGCGGGAGAAAATGAGAAAGGCGATGGGTTACAACGATATCGCAGAATTCTACATGGATAACATGGATAATACGGAAGGAGCGGGTCTTGGTATCGCTTTGATCATGATTCTATTAAAAAGTGAGAATATAGATCCGCACCTCTTCCGTATCATGACTCACGAACACGAAACCGTTGCGAGAGTCGAAATTCCGTTTTCTGAAAATTATATCAGCATTCGAAGTAAGGAATTAAAGGAAAATAATCTTGGAAATCAAAGGTAA
- the rfaD gene encoding ADP-glyceromanno-heptose 6-epimerase, translated as MTKKRCIVTGGAGLIGSNLIEELNRQGIDDILVVDHLGNSSKWKNLVGKKYSDYLEKDHFLDIAIRSSLFKDYDILFHLGACSSTTETDASYLIQNNFEYTKLLAKESLKNGVRFVYASSAATYGDGANGYDDKGDIQALKPLNMYGYSKHMFDLYAKKHSFLNRITGIKYFNVFGYGEGHKDDMRSVVLKGYEQIKKEGKIKLFKSYRQEYKDGEQKRDFLYAKDAAKITAYLAFGGHGGLYNLGRGVAETWNDLVSAIFETLGLPKNIEYTEMPEGLKAKYQYFTCADTTKLLKTGYSEGFTSLKEAVKEYVTLLDQEEGT; from the coding sequence ATGACAAAAAAAAGATGTATAGTCACAGGTGGTGCAGGACTCATCGGATCCAATTTGATTGAGGAGCTCAATCGCCAAGGAATCGACGATATTTTGGTCGTCGATCATCTCGGAAATTCCTCCAAATGGAAGAATTTAGTGGGAAAGAAATATTCCGATTATCTGGAAAAGGACCATTTTTTGGACATTGCGATTCGCTCGAGTCTATTCAAAGATTATGATATTCTTTTTCATTTGGGCGCATGTTCGTCGACGACAGAAACGGACGCTTCTTATCTGATCCAGAATAATTTCGAGTATACTAAACTTCTCGCAAAGGAATCGCTCAAAAACGGAGTTCGTTTTGTATACGCATCCTCTGCGGCGACTTACGGGGACGGAGCAAACGGTTATGACGATAAAGGGGATATACAAGCGCTCAAACCTTTGAACATGTACGGATATTCCAAACATATGTTTGATCTTTACGCAAAAAAACATTCGTTCCTGAATAGGATTACCGGAATCAAATACTTCAATGTATTCGGTTATGGAGAGGGACATAAAGATGACATGAGGAGCGTGGTTCTTAAGGGCTACGAACAGATTAAAAAGGAAGGAAAGATCAAACTTTTTAAATCCTACAGGCAGGAATATAAAGACGGGGAACAAAAACGCGACTTCCTCTACGCGAAAGATGCGGCAAAGATCACCGCCTATCTCGCGTTTGGCGGTCATGGGGGGCTTTATAATCTGGGAAGAGGCGTGGCGGAAACTTGGAACGACCTTGTATCCGCGATTTTCGAAACTCTCGGATTACCAAAGAACATTGAATACACGGAAATGCCCGAAGGTCTTAAAGCAAAGTATCAATACTTTACATGTGCAGACACTACAAAACTGCTAAAAACCGGTTATAGCGAAGGATTTACGTCGTTAAAGGAGGCGGTGAAAGAGTATGTAACCCTCCTCGATCAGGAAGAGGGTACATAA
- a CDS encoding ArsR/SmtB family transcription factor has translation MSKEKSVLKKTQLESAIRGIKGIAHPDRLQILFFLSQKEHSVGELVDLLGISQSAASQHLSKMKINGILSSRKESNQVFYYLKDGKYKDLIRTIVKIYG, from the coding sequence ATGTCTAAAGAAAAATCAGTATTAAAGAAAACCCAGTTAGAATCGGCAATTCGCGGAATCAAGGGGATCGCACACCCAGACCGTCTGCAGATTCTTTTCTTCCTCTCTCAAAAAGAACACAGCGTAGGCGAACTTGTAGATCTACTTGGAATCAGCCAATCTGCGGCTTCTCAACATTTGAGTAAAATGAAAATCAATGGAATTCTTTCCAGCAGAAAAGAATCCAATCAGGTTTTCTATTACTTAAAAGACGGTAAATACAAGGATTTGATCCGTACAATCGTAAAAATCTACGGTTGA